From Acidobacteriota bacterium, a single genomic window includes:
- a CDS encoding type II toxin-antitoxin system VapC family toxin, whose translation MAKPFVFDTSVYIRALRLGEEDLLTQMRSDGSPIYLSSVVLEELFVGASDRKALNALIKLENQFQKVGRILTPSQSDWSATGRILNRAGVKYGFEKVGKLRLTNDTLLATSVARVGFKLFTINAKDFAMVSDFRKFDWEVIA comes from the coding sequence GTGGCAAAGCCCTTTGTGTTCGACACTTCGGTTTACATTCGCGCGCTACGCCTCGGAGAAGAAGATCTCCTGACTCAGATGCGGTCTGACGGCTCACCGATTTATCTCAGCTCGGTCGTATTGGAAGAGCTTTTTGTTGGCGCATCGGATCGAAAAGCTTTGAATGCGCTGATTAAGTTGGAAAATCAATTCCAAAAGGTTGGAAGAATTCTCACGCCAAGCCAATCGGATTGGTCGGCGACCGGCCGGATTCTGAATCGGGCCGGCGTCAAATACGGGTTTGAAAAAGTTGGAAAACTCCGTCTGACTAATGACACGCTCCTCGCAACGAGCGTCGCCCGAGTTGGATTCAAGCTTTTTACAATCAACGCGAAAGACTTCGCAATGGTCAGTGACTTTCGGAAGTTTGACTGGGAAGTTATTGCTTGA
- the queC gene encoding 7-cyano-7-deazaguanine synthase QueC: protein MKKTSPKTPPLAIVLVSGGMDSCVTAAIAWLEHSEIAFLHVSYGQRTENRERKAFNDIANFYGVEQRLEVSIEYLAQIGGSSLTDRSIEVAEADLGSKEIPMSYVPFRNANILAIATSWAEVIGAGAIYIGAVAEDSSGYPDCRREFFDAFEKTIETGTKPGTTIAIRTPIIDLSKGEIVKKGIELGAPLELSWSCYRNEDKACGTCDSCALRLRGFAQAGVTDPIEYSDS, encoded by the coding sequence ATGAAAAAGACGTCCCCGAAAACTCCTCCGCTCGCGATAGTTCTGGTTTCCGGCGGAATGGACTCTTGCGTTACGGCCGCGATCGCCTGGTTGGAACATAGTGAGATCGCGTTTCTTCACGTAAGTTACGGCCAACGCACCGAAAATCGCGAGCGGAAAGCCTTCAACGACATCGCCAATTTTTACGGTGTCGAACAACGGCTCGAGGTTTCGATCGAGTATCTCGCGCAAATCGGCGGATCGTCATTAACGGATCGTTCGATCGAGGTTGCCGAAGCGGATCTTGGCAGCAAAGAGATCCCGATGAGTTACGTTCCTTTTCGGAACGCGAATATCCTTGCGATCGCGACGAGTTGGGCGGAAGTGATCGGAGCCGGCGCGATCTATATCGGCGCGGTCGCCGAAGATTCAAGCGGTTATCCGGATTGCCGCCGCGAGTTTTTCGACGCGTTTGAAAAGACCATCGAAACCGGAACGAAGCCGGGAACAACGATTGCGATCCGAACGCCGATCATCGATCTTTCAAAAGGGGAGATCGTCAAGAAGGGAATCGAACTCGGCGCACCGCTTGAGCTTTCGTGGTCGTGTTATCGAAACGAAGACAAGGCTTGCGGTACCTGCGACTCGTGCGCGTTGCGTCTGCGCGGTTTCGCGCAAGCCGGCGTCACGGACCCGATCGAGTATTCGGATAGTTGA
- a CDS encoding cytochrome P450: protein MAPTVPASWIGGHFLQFRRRPTEFLTELANLGDVTTFRMGGQRAFFLNHPDLVRELLVVHASKFVKGRALQRAKRLLGEGLLTAEKDFHLRQRRMIQPAFHRQRIAEYARSMIEYGEKMASSWNDGETRDVDHEMMRLTLQIVAKTLFNADIEDDADEIGRAMTDLINLFNYLLLPFSELLEKIPLPQTRRFRNAKDTLDKIIYGIIDERRTSGADKGDLLSMLLLAQDEDDGGRMTDEQVRDEALTLFLAGHETTANALTFTWYLLSQNPAAEAKLHDELDRVLGDRTPSIDDYPNLKYTESVLAEAMRLYPPAWALGRLATEDHEFGGFHVPKDSLILLSMYVAHRDPRFWDDPESFRPERWEKLSIKEASNKFIYFPFGGGTRRCIGEQFAWTEGVLLIASIARKWRLRLDPAQKIALNPLMTLRPKFGMKMRIERR from the coding sequence ATGGCGCCAACCGTGCCGGCCAGCTGGATCGGCGGTCACTTTCTGCAGTTCCGTCGAAGGCCGACCGAGTTCCTGACCGAACTTGCAAACCTCGGCGATGTGACGACGTTTCGGATGGGCGGACAACGGGCGTTCTTTCTGAATCATCCGGACCTCGTCCGCGAGCTCCTGGTCGTGCACGCGTCGAAGTTCGTCAAAGGCCGCGCGCTGCAACGTGCGAAGCGTCTCCTCGGCGAGGGGCTTTTGACAGCCGAGAAGGACTTTCATCTTCGTCAGCGTCGAATGATCCAGCCGGCCTTTCATCGCCAGCGAATCGCTGAATACGCACGTTCGATGATCGAATACGGCGAGAAGATGGCGAGTTCGTGGAACGATGGCGAAACGCGCGATGTCGATCATGAAATGATGCGTCTGACGCTTCAGATCGTCGCCAAAACACTCTTCAACGCTGATATCGAAGACGATGCCGACGAAATCGGACGGGCGATGACGGATCTCATCAACCTGTTCAATTACTTGCTCTTACCGTTCTCGGAATTGCTCGAAAAGATCCCGCTCCCGCAGACGCGCCGATTCCGAAACGCAAAGGACACGCTCGACAAGATCATTTACGGGATCATCGATGAACGGCGAACGTCGGGTGCGGACAAAGGCGATCTGCTGTCGATGCTGCTGCTCGCGCAGGACGAGGACGACGGCGGGCGGATGACCGACGAGCAGGTTCGCGACGAAGCGCTGACGCTTTTCCTCGCGGGCCACGAAACGACCGCGAACGCACTGACCTTCACCTGGTATTTGCTGTCGCAAAACCCTGCCGCGGAAGCGAAGCTGCACGACGAACTGGACCGCGTACTTGGCGATCGAACGCCGTCGATTGACGATTATCCGAACCTGAAATACACCGAATCGGTGCTTGCCGAAGCGATGCGGCTTTACCCTCCGGCCTGGGCGCTCGGACGGCTCGCGACGGAAGACCACGAATTCGGCGGATTTCACGTTCCGAAGGATTCGTTGATCTTGCTGTCGATGTACGTCGCCCACCGTGATCCGCGATTTTGGGATGATCCGGAGAGTTTTCGACCCGAGCGTTGGGAAAAGCTATCGATCAAGGAAGCCTCGAACAAGTTCATCTACTTCCCGTTTGGCGGCGGTACGCGCCGTTGCATCGGTGAGCAATTCGCCTGGACCGAAGGCGTTTTGCTGATTGCTTCGATCGCCCGCAAATGGCGGCTTCGTCTGGATCCGGCGCAGAAGATCGCGCTCAATCCCCTGATGACGCTGCGCCCGAAATTCGGGATGAAAATGCGCATCGAACGGCGCTGA
- a CDS encoding pyridoxal phosphate-dependent aminotransferase, with protein MSEAKTKKIKPDIRAITRLVPPSGNLVQGQSELPIDPQLAREAAEIIAASRNHYGASEGDASLRKAVAAKIAQYNGITVDVDAKPLEVMITNGGTGALIGIAMSYLRGKSALVFEPYYPYHRRILEEFGGKTETFELDPQLRFEKGALFARCKQLKDRADFPLKAIIVCSPANPTGKVMSQIELESIASVAQELDLLVISDEVYEHYVAGENPHLPIATLPGMWERTITVNSFSKSWNISGWRLGYCYGAGSLIQPVNNAANVVYVCPATPLQAALAKVLMADADYYGKLRDKFEEKRKFVSGALTDLGFNIYDSGSSFYLWARIPEQFSDALKFNEMLMEKAGVGMVPGSAFADSDTWDSFARICIAREDSILEGAMEKLRTVLGS; from the coding sequence ATGAGTGAAGCCAAGACGAAGAAGATCAAACCGGATATCCGTGCCATCACGCGGCTTGTGCCGCCAAGCGGCAACCTTGTTCAGGGCCAGTCGGAACTGCCGATCGATCCGCAACTCGCGCGCGAGGCGGCGGAGATCATCGCCGCCAGCCGCAATCATTACGGCGCCAGCGAAGGCGACGCCTCGCTTCGAAAGGCGGTCGCCGCGAAGATCGCGCAGTACAACGGAATCACGGTCGACGTCGATGCGAAGCCGTTGGAAGTTATGATCACCAACGGCGGCACCGGCGCGCTGATCGGCATCGCGATGAGTTATCTTCGCGGAAAGTCGGCGCTCGTTTTCGAACCCTATTATCCTTATCATCGCCGCATCCTCGAAGAATTTGGCGGCAAGACCGAAACGTTCGAGCTTGACCCCCAACTGCGATTCGAAAAAGGCGCGCTGTTCGCACGCTGCAAACAGCTCAAGGATCGAGCGGATTTTCCGCTGAAGGCGATCATCGTCTGCTCGCCGGCGAATCCGACGGGCAAAGTGATGTCGCAGATCGAACTCGAGTCGATCGCGTCGGTCGCGCAGGAACTCGATCTGCTCGTCATTTCGGACGAGGTTTACGAGCATTACGTCGCCGGCGAGAATCCGCATTTGCCGATCGCGACGCTGCCCGGAATGTGGGAACGAACGATCACCGTCAATTCGTTTTCAAAGTCCTGGAACATTTCGGGATGGCGTCTCGGCTATTGTTACGGCGCGGGCAGCTTGATCCAGCCGGTCAACAATGCCGCGAACGTCGTTTACGTTTGTCCGGCAACGCCGTTGCAGGCCGCGCTCGCGAAAGTTCTGATGGCGGACGCGGATTATTACGGCAAACTCCGCGACAAATTCGAGGAGAAGCGCAAATTCGTTTCGGGCGCGCTGACCGACCTTGGCTTCAATATCTACGACTCCGGCTCTTCCTTCTATCTCTGGGCACGGATTCCGGAACAGTTCTCCGACGCGTTGAAGTTCAACGAAATGCTGATGGAAAAGGCGGGCGTCGGAATGGTTCCGGGAAGCGCGTTCGCCGATTCGGATACTTGGGATTCTTTCGCGCGCATCTGCATCGCCCGCGAGGATTCGATCCTCGAAGGCGCGATGGAAAAACTGCGGACCGTTTTGGGGTCATAA
- a CDS encoding insulinase family protein: protein MKESIQKTTFPNGLTILTDRMPDVRSVTVGFFYKIGARHEPAELSGISHFIEHAVFKGTNKRSALEIAVESDRLGGSFDAFTMHEETGFAMKVVDRELPTAFELLADLLTDPRFDERELKREQRVIIEEIKMTEDSPEEYLHEIFNEKLFPQHPLGRSIAGTPRTVRSFNSEVTRRYHKEHFGPENLVIAAAGNVEHRQIRDLAGKSFGQQTGEIGNPKSEIPNPTAPIVIKKEKGLEQAHLIISTPYVSARSEHRYAADILANALGGGTSSRLWQKIREEKGLAYSVGASAAMYQDCGVFTIFAGVSPRQTEKVLDIALSELRSVVRDGITAAELELMKAQTVASILLGLEDSANRAATLARLEMVHGRQISIEETLQKIEAVTREEVQALAAEFFQTEKIGFGALGNVNGLKINRQRLAI from the coding sequence ATGAAGGAAAGCATTCAGAAAACGACGTTTCCGAACGGATTGACGATTCTTACCGATCGAATGCCGGACGTGCGCTCCGTCACGGTCGGATTTTTCTACAAGATCGGCGCCCGGCACGAACCTGCCGAACTGAGCGGAATATCGCATTTTATCGAACATGCGGTGTTCAAGGGCACCAATAAACGCAGCGCCCTGGAAATTGCAGTCGAAAGCGATCGGCTCGGAGGCAGTTTCGACGCTTTCACGATGCACGAAGAGACGGGATTCGCGATGAAGGTGGTCGACCGCGAACTCCCGACCGCGTTCGAATTGCTTGCGGATCTTCTGACCGATCCGAGGTTTGACGAAAGAGAACTCAAACGCGAGCAGCGCGTCATCATCGAAGAGATCAAGATGACCGAAGACTCACCCGAAGAGTATCTGCACGAGATCTTCAACGAGAAACTGTTTCCCCAACACCCGCTTGGACGCTCGATCGCCGGAACGCCGCGAACCGTCCGGTCATTCAACAGCGAAGTCACGCGCCGTTATCACAAAGAACATTTCGGTCCGGAGAACCTAGTTATCGCAGCCGCGGGAAACGTCGAGCACCGGCAGATCCGCGACCTCGCCGGGAAGTCCTTCGGTCAACAAACGGGGGAAATCGGAAATCCCAAATCCGAAATACCAAATCCGACGGCCCCGATCGTTATCAAAAAAGAAAAGGGACTCGAACAGGCGCACCTGATCATTTCGACGCCCTACGTTTCGGCGCGCAGCGAGCATCGTTATGCGGCCGACATTCTGGCGAACGCTCTCGGCGGCGGAACTTCATCGCGATTGTGGCAAAAGATCCGCGAAGAAAAAGGACTCGCGTATTCGGTCGGCGCGAGCGCGGCGATGTATCAGGACTGCGGAGTTTTCACGATCTTCGCAGGGGTTTCGCCGCGCCAAACGGAGAAGGTTCTCGACATCGCACTTTCGGAACTGAGATCGGTTGTCCGCGACGGAATCACAGCCGCCGAACTCGAACTGATGAAGGCCCAAACGGTCGCCTCGATACTTCTCGGCCTCGAAGATTCAGCGAATCGCGCGGCGACGCTCGCGCGGCTCGAAATGGTCCACGGCCGCCAGATCTCAATTGAAGAAACGCTGCAAAAGATCGAAGCAGTCACCCGCGAGGAGGTTCAGGCACTCGCGGCTGAATTCTTTCAAACTGAGAAGATCGGCTTCGGCGCTTTGGGAAATGTCAACGGATTGAAGATCAACCGCCAACGCCTCGCCATCTGA
- a CDS encoding glycerophosphodiester phosphodiesterase — MIGLVFRVFGYFLGFSALGLGGLYGYVSFQAGVPASGKEFFRTQPNRPLVIAHRGGGGQFPENTLYAFEESAKLGVDILELDVHETADGELVVLHDRKVNRTTDGDGEIRAMTLEQSQKLDAAFDFSTDGGTTFPMRGKGVRIPTLKEVFAALPDNRFNIEMKPESETISTKLCAIVRERGLAERVIVASTSRTNLDNFRAACPEVATSGSFSEVTKFLVYQKTGLGESYSPAMNAIQTPVRLRSFDFVTADYIEKAHKLNLQIHVWTINDPGEMKRLIDLGVDGIMTDYPERLLSLRK; from the coding sequence ATGATCGGCTTGGTTTTCAGAGTCTTTGGTTATTTCCTCGGCTTCTCGGCTTTAGGGCTCGGCGGGCTCTATGGCTATGTGTCGTTTCAAGCCGGCGTTCCGGCGAGCGGCAAGGAATTCTTCAGAACTCAACCGAACCGTCCATTGGTCATCGCGCATCGCGGCGGAGGCGGCCAGTTTCCCGAAAACACGCTTTACGCATTTGAGGAATCGGCAAAACTCGGTGTTGATATCCTCGAACTCGACGTTCACGAAACGGCCGATGGCGAGCTCGTCGTCCTCCACGACCGCAAAGTGAATCGAACCACCGACGGCGACGGCGAGATCCGCGCGATGACTCTCGAACAATCGCAAAAACTGGACGCCGCATTCGATTTCTCGACTGATGGCGGTACGACCTTTCCGATGCGCGGCAAAGGTGTCAGAATTCCAACGCTGAAAGAGGTTTTTGCCGCACTGCCGGACAATCGATTCAACATCGAAATGAAACCCGAGTCGGAAACTATTTCGACGAAACTCTGCGCGATCGTTCGCGAACGAGGTCTGGCGGAACGTGTGATCGTCGCGTCGACGAGCCGGACGAATCTCGATAACTTCCGGGCCGCGTGTCCCGAAGTTGCGACGTCCGGCAGTTTTTCAGAGGTCACGAAGTTTCTCGTTTATCAAAAAACGGGTCTCGGCGAATCGTACAGCCCGGCGATGAACGCCATTCAAACACCCGTGAGACTTCGGAGCTTTGATTTCGTCACCGCCGATTACATTGAAAAAGCTCATAAACTCAATCTGCAGATTCACGTTTGGACGATCAACGATCCCGGCGAAATGAAACGCCTTATCGATCTCGGGGTCGACGGGATTATGACCGATTATCCGGAGCGACTGCTTTCGTTGCGGAAGTGA
- a CDS encoding flotillin family protein — protein sequence MLESPIVLIVIVVAGIFIALLIVLMLLSKNYIKVSPNQAAVISGRTRRLSDGTTVGYRQVRGGATLVVPFLEKVEFLDLNVITVPLTTTRAYTGQGVPVSVKAVANVKIKGDDTSLRAAAERFLGMPQEEFHKLVFQTLEGHLRAILGTLTVEEINNDRQSFAQKLTSEAAVDLEKMGIGLDALTIQEISDEEGYLDALGKRRTAEVKRDAEIGQAEANRDSKIKASLALQEGEKVRLETEAQIAQSNRETEIQKAQVQAEIQKERAKANQAGPLADAKAQQEVVAEEVRIDRIRTQEQIAVQEQEVLRKEKELEATVVKQAEADRRASVLRAQGLQESAILEAEGKKQAQIAQAEAEAQKLQKEGAGRAAAIEAEGRAEAEKIRALGLAEAEKLQAQGLAEAKSIEAQGLAEAVAIKEKAAAWREFNDAARLQTILERLPAIIEASAPVFQAVAEPLGKIDKIVMIDQGNGENSGINRFAQTAPSVIFGLLQQLQAMGLSIPEVMEQLGINNDEKIVKQTDSQSKPAKDDKSGDA from the coding sequence ATGCTTGAATCACCGATTGTTTTGATCGTCATCGTCGTCGCCGGCATCTTCATCGCGCTGCTCATCGTTCTGATGCTGCTCAGCAAGAACTACATCAAGGTCTCGCCGAATCAGGCGGCCGTCATTTCCGGACGAACGCGGCGTCTGAGCGACGGTACGACGGTTGGTTACCGGCAGGTTCGCGGCGGCGCCACGCTCGTTGTCCCGTTCCTCGAAAAGGTCGAATTTCTTGATCTCAACGTGATCACGGTTCCGCTGACGACAACGCGCGCGTACACCGGACAGGGTGTGCCGGTGTCGGTCAAGGCCGTTGCCAACGTCAAGATCAAGGGCGACGACACGTCGCTCCGGGCCGCCGCCGAGCGATTTCTCGGAATGCCGCAAGAGGAATTCCACAAACTGGTTTTTCAAACGCTTGAAGGCCACCTGCGTGCGATCCTTGGAACACTGACCGTCGAAGAGATCAATAACGACCGGCAGTCGTTCGCGCAAAAGCTGACCAGCGAGGCCGCGGTCGATCTCGAAAAAATGGGCATCGGGCTCGACGCGCTGACTATTCAGGAGATCTCCGACGAAGAGGGTTATCTCGACGCGCTCGGCAAACGCCGCACGGCCGAGGTCAAACGCGACGCCGAGATCGGCCAGGCCGAGGCCAACCGCGATTCGAAGATCAAAGCTTCGCTCGCGCTGCAAGAAGGCGAAAAGGTAAGACTCGAAACCGAAGCGCAGATCGCCCAGTCAAATCGCGAGACGGAGATCCAGAAGGCCCAGGTGCAGGCCGAGATCCAGAAAGAGCGCGCGAAGGCAAATCAGGCGGGACCGCTCGCCGACGCCAAGGCCCAGCAAGAAGTCGTCGCCGAAGAAGTTCGTATCGACCGAATCCGGACTCAGGAGCAGATCGCGGTTCAGGAGCAAGAGGTCCTGCGCAAAGAGAAAGAACTCGAAGCGACCGTTGTTAAACAAGCCGAAGCCGACCGTCGCGCTTCGGTTCTTCGAGCCCAGGGTTTGCAGGAATCCGCGATTCTTGAGGCAGAAGGCAAGAAACAGGCGCAGATCGCCCAGGCCGAAGCCGAAGCTCAGAAACTTCAGAAGGAAGGCGCCGGGCGCGCCGCGGCGATCGAGGCCGAAGGCCGAGCGGAGGCTGAGAAGATTCGCGCGTTGGGCCTGGCCGAGGCCGAAAAACTGCAGGCTCAGGGTCTTGCCGAAGCAAAGTCGATCGAGGCGCAGGGCTTGGCAGAGGCTGTCGCGATCAAGGAGAAGGCCGCCGCGTGGCGAGAATTCAATGATGCTGCAAGGCTTCAGACAATTCTTGAGCGCCTGCCGGCAATTATCGAAGCCAGCGCTCCGGTATTCCAGGCAGTCGCCGAACCGCTCGGCAAGATCGACAAGATCGTGATGATTGACCAAGGCAATGGCGAAAACAGCGGTATCAATCGTTTCGCGCAAACGGCACCGTCTGTGATTTTCGGCCTGCTTCAGCAATTGCAGGCGATGGGCCTCAGCATTCCCGAGGTGATGGAACAACTCGGTATCAACAACGATGAAAAGATCGTAAAGCAGACCGATTCCCAGTCGAAACCGGCCAAAGACGATAAATCGGGCGACGCTTAG
- a CDS encoding S46 family peptidase, whose product MKKFSILLLLFSFLINVPLTRADEGMWTFDNPPLKQWKERYNFEPSAEWLEMVRLACVRLNDGGSASFVSPDGLLITNQHVASGQITKLSTKERDLVKNGFYARTQAEELKTPDMEANVLVSMENVTERVQGAVKKGATDKEASDQRKTATAAIEKESTEKTGLRSDVISLYSGGEYWLYRFKKYTDVRLVFAPEEQIAFFGGDYDNFTFPRYNLDVTFLRVYENGKPAKTPNYFKWSETGPNDLDFVIAAGNPGSTARLLTVAQLKYQRDVGNPLQKKIWELRRGILEDYAKRGEEQKRQATGGLRSFNNSLKRLTGQQEGLTNPRMFAKKEKEEKDLKAGLAKKPELMRMYSPAWTQIQLAYAALPAMANRLAFSNLAPSRLGTIASQIVRYSDEIGKPSDKRYDEFRDARLEGFRFNLLSTAPIYPELEEASLTAWLNEALKTLGPNDAFIKAAIGEAEVSEVVKRAVNETKLKDPAFRKALLEGGKAAVDASTDPMVTLARRVEPVIRQLRAWNEEKIQNVEARNGEMIAKARFAVYGRTIPPDANFNIRITYGRVKGYDEDTTLVPFKTTYYGLYDRAASFAEKVPFDLPARWRDGRSKLDLSVPFNFVYSADTIGGMSGSPIINRKAEFVGINFDSNVQKLSNRYWYIEEDEGSRAVGVHSAGILEALRKLYDAENLANELTRK is encoded by the coding sequence ATGAAGAAGTTTTCGATTCTTTTGCTGCTCTTCAGTTTTCTGATCAACGTTCCGCTGACCCGCGCGGACGAGGGAATGTGGACCTTCGACAATCCGCCGCTCAAACAGTGGAAAGAGCGTTACAACTTCGAGCCTTCGGCCGAATGGCTCGAGATGGTCCGGCTCGCTTGCGTCCGGCTCAATGACGGCGGTTCGGCGAGTTTTGTTTCGCCCGACGGTTTGCTGATCACGAATCAGCACGTCGCGAGCGGTCAGATCACGAAACTCTCGACGAAAGAACGCGATCTCGTCAAAAACGGCTTCTACGCCAGGACGCAGGCTGAGGAACTTAAAACTCCGGATATGGAAGCCAACGTTCTCGTCTCGATGGAGAACGTTACCGAACGCGTCCAGGGCGCGGTCAAGAAAGGCGCGACCGACAAGGAAGCTTCCGATCAGCGCAAGACCGCGACCGCCGCGATCGAAAAGGAATCGACCGAAAAAACCGGTCTGCGCAGCGATGTCATTTCGCTCTACAGCGGCGGCGAGTATTGGCTTTACCGATTCAAGAAATACACCGATGTCCGGCTCGTTTTCGCGCCTGAAGAACAGATCGCGTTCTTCGGCGGCGATTACGACAACTTCACGTTTCCGCGCTACAACCTCGATGTCACATTTCTGCGCGTTTACGAGAACGGCAAACCGGCGAAAACGCCGAACTATTTCAAATGGTCTGAAACCGGCCCGAACGATCTCGACTTCGTCATCGCCGCCGGCAATCCCGGTTCGACGGCGCGTCTTCTGACGGTCGCACAGCTGAAGTATCAACGCGATGTCGGCAATCCGCTCCAGAAGAAGATCTGGGAACTGCGCCGCGGAATTCTCGAAGATTACGCCAAGCGCGGCGAGGAACAGAAACGCCAGGCGACGGGCGGACTCCGTTCCTTCAACAATTCGCTGAAGCGTTTGACGGGTCAGCAAGAAGGCCTGACGAATCCGCGGATGTTTGCCAAGAAAGAAAAAGAAGAAAAGGATCTCAAGGCCGGACTCGCGAAAAAGCCCGAACTGATGCGTATGTACTCGCCAGCCTGGACGCAGATCCAGTTGGCATATGCCGCGTTGCCGGCGATGGCCAATCGGCTTGCTTTTTCAAATCTCGCGCCGTCGCGGCTTGGCACGATTGCATCGCAGATCGTTCGTTACAGCGACGAGATCGGCAAACCGAGCGATAAGCGCTACGACGAGTTTCGCGACGCACGCCTCGAGGGTTTTCGCTTCAACCTTCTATCGACCGCCCCGATCTATCCGGAACTCGAAGAAGCCTCGTTGACTGCGTGGCTCAACGAAGCCTTGAAGACGCTTGGCCCGAACGATGCGTTCATCAAGGCCGCGATCGGCGAGGCGGAGGTTTCGGAAGTCGTCAAACGTGCCGTAAACGAAACGAAGCTAAAGGATCCGGCGTTCCGCAAGGCATTGCTCGAAGGCGGAAAGGCGGCGGTCGATGCCTCGACCGATCCAATGGTTACGCTCGCGCGCCGCGTCGAACCGGTCATCCGCCAGCTTCGCGCCTGGAATGAAGAAAAGATACAGAATGTCGAGGCGCGCAACGGCGAGATGATCGCCAAGGCCCGTTTCGCAGTTTACGGCCGGACAATTCCGCCGGACGCTAACTTTAACATCCGCATCACTTACGGACGTGTCAAAGGCTATGATGAAGACACGACGCTGGTGCCGTTCAAGACGACTTACTACGGACTTTATGATCGCGCGGCGAGTTTCGCCGAAAAGGTGCCGTTCGATCTGCCGGCGCGTTGGCGCGACGGGCGTTCGAAACTCGATCTTTCGGTGCCGTTCAATTTCGTCTATTCGGCCGACACGATCGGTGGAATGTCAGGTTCGCCGATCATCAACCGCAAGGCCGAATTTGTCGGGATCAATTTCGACAGCAACGTTCAGAAACTCTCGAATCGTTACTGGTACATCGAAGAGGACGAAGGTTCGCGCGCCGTCGGCGTTCACAGCGCCGGTATTCTTGAGGCGCTGAGAAAATTGTACGATGCGGAAAATTTGGCAAATGAATTGACCCGAAAGTAG
- a CDS encoding alpha/beta hydrolase yields the protein MRRNLIAACFLILFTAGNGAAQLSKPAQWTVEVFVDYGFIEPNITYARPDGVELKLDVYRPKVKSPRKLPTLVWIHGGGWRGGSKESYSLRVLPWLELGWNVVNVEYRLTGVARAPAAVEDCRCALRWVFENAEKFSFDTEKVVVSGQSAGGHLALMTGMATGERSFDKNCPGQPVKVAAIVNWFGIADVGDLLQGKNKTEFASNWIGADRFADSELISRVSPLSYVRAGLPPIISIHGDKDPLVPYDHAVRLRKLLDESRVPNQLFTVKGGDHGDFSKKDSLKAYEAIRKFLRKHGIS from the coding sequence ATGCGTAGAAACTTAATTGCCGCCTGTTTTCTGATTCTTTTTACCGCCGGAAATGGAGCCGCGCAGCTTTCCAAACCCGCGCAATGGACAGTCGAGGTTTTTGTCGATTACGGCTTTATCGAACCGAACATCACGTATGCGAGGCCCGACGGCGTCGAATTGAAACTGGACGTTTATCGTCCAAAGGTGAAATCGCCGCGGAAGTTGCCGACGCTCGTTTGGATTCACGGCGGCGGCTGGCGCGGCGGATCAAAAGAAAGTTACTCGCTGCGCGTCTTGCCCTGGCTCGAATTGGGTTGGAACGTCGTCAATGTCGAGTATCGGCTGACGGGAGTCGCGCGCGCGCCGGCGGCGGTCGAAGATTGCCGTTGCGCCCTCCGCTGGGTATTTGAGAACGCCGAAAAGTTTTCTTTCGACACCGAAAAGGTCGTCGTCAGCGGACAATCGGCCGGCGGACATTTGGCTTTGATGACGGGGATGGCGACCGGTGAACGGTCGTTCGACAAAAACTGTCCGGGCCAACCGGTCAAAGTCGCGGCGATCGTTAATTGGTTCGGGATCGCGGATGTCGGCGATCTGCTTCAGGGAAAGAACAAAACTGAATTCGCCTCTAACTGGATCGGTGCCGATCGTTTCGCCGACTCGGAGCTGATCTCTCGCGTATCGCCGCTGTCGTATGTCCGCGCCGGTCTGCCGCCGATCATTTCGATACACGGCGACAAAGACCCGCTCGTCCCGTACGATCACGCCGTTCGACTGCGCAAACTGCTCGACGAATCGCGCGTTCCGAATCAGCTTTTCACCGTCAAAGGCGGTGATCACGGAGACTTTTCGAAAAAGGACAGTTTGAAGGCTTACGAGGCGATACGGAAGTTCTTGCGTAAGCACGGAATCAGTTGA